The DNA window GCCAGGACGACGTGGCCTTCCTCACCGCCCTGGCGGAGGTGGCGGGCATCGCCCTCATGAACGCGCGGCTCTACGAGCGCACCCGCTACGACCTGTCGTTCTGGCAGGCGACGGTGGACTACCTGGGGGCAGAGGGGAAGGCGGAAAAGCCCTAGGGGCGACGCGTGCGTCGCCCCTAGGCGGCACCTCAGTCGCCGGTCTCGTACTTGAACGAGAGACTCACCCGGGCCCGGTAGGCGACCACCTTGCCGTCCTCCACCTTCATGTCGAGCTTTTCCACCTCGGCCACCCGCAGGTCCCGCAGGGTCCCGCTGGCGGTCTCCACGGCCCTCTTCGCCGCGTC is part of the Thermodesulfobacteriota bacterium genome and encodes:
- a CDS encoding dodecin family protein, whose translation is MGDSVYRIIDVVGTSTKSWEDAAKRAVETASGTLRDLRVAEVEKLDMKVEDGKVVAYRARVSLSFKYETGD